Genomic window (Candidatus Nitrosocosmicus franklandus):
CCGCATAGTATACGGGTCTATATACTAGTTATTCTATATTATATTCGTCATAAAATAATGAATATTACCGATATTCGTGATAGCAGGAGGCTTTGTTAATGCCAGTAAAGTTAGAGACCTCTATAAAGAATATTCAATTATTGGATAACCGTAATAATGCTCAATTAATTCATGAATTTTATTTATACTTGAGATCTGTTAATACGGCTCTGTTCAGTTAACATGTTTTATTTCTCTGTTATAATAGTCAATAAATAACCGCAACCAATTGTGTACATGCTTCAACTTACAATTCTTTACTCTGCAAGGAAAATAGTCATCGAAACTTTCGGTTCTATCCTTGATATATTGCATCGTTCTTTCGATTACACTTTTCTCGTAAGAGGAATGAATATGGTGATCGAGTTTGAGAAACTGACAAGCCATGGGATACAATGTTCCACCATCTGTGGATAAGGGTGTTTACCGTAATCCCTGACAACTCTTGGCATAAATCTCTCAGCAACAAACATGTCTCTTTCTTGAGTTATAATTTGTGCGAGAATTCGACGGTTTTCTGGCTCAATTGCAATCCAAAGCCATATTAATTTTGGACCAATCTTAAATAATATTTCATCAACAATAAATTCCTCTAGTTTCTTTCTCTTTGGTGAGGATGTTTTTTTTTGGAATGACGCTTTTGAATCCACTTCCAAATTACAACATGGATTCTCTTTATCTTGTGTAAAAAGAATAATGCTTTAGAAACGCTTCTAGACGATAATCCAAGAAAGTACATATACAATGCACGATCTATATTGTATGATGTTCTGTATCTTTTACCAAACATATCAGAAATAGAGCATCTTCTTCGAGCTATAGATTTTTCATTAAGTTAACAGGGCCTGTTTTTTGACCTTTGATCTTTAATATTACTATAACTCCGATACACCTTTAAATTCATTTTTTGTTCCATTTTCTGATCGTGATTGAATATAACCTGCTTAAAAAATATGTTATACATTAATAACAATGAGTAATACCAAAGATTTTATTTTGAATATGGTAATGTGGGTCGGACTATCAATAGGAATAAGCTTGTTGATATCATTTTTTGTTCCATTTCCTTTTTCGTTAATAGGCATAGTTATAGTATTAGTTTTAATGGGTTATTTCTTTAGAAAGAAAAGAATGATGTGGGATAACAGAAGTAGAATGTAAAATAGTAATTAGGATGCTTGAGTTTGAACTTGGTAACTATACAGGAGTTGTTACCTTGTAATAAATCAAAGCCGTAATATTACAGCACAATCCTAGAAAATAGCGGATTTCTTGAATTTATTTGAAGACATAAATATAACGAGTTTAGCAAATTACAATCTTTAGCTTTCAAAAAAAGTCATCACTGAAATATATCTTTAGATCAACTTTCTAGAGATACAAAAAGAATCATCCTGATCCCGAAGGATGTAGAGGGGATATTTGAAAACTCACGAATATTTTAACATGGATCCTAAATCTTAATGCGATAGAGTTGCAGGTCAACAAAAAATGAATTAAAAGATTTTTCAAGTTTAAATAACTTATTAAACATCTTTAATTATATAATGTGAGACGAATAACTCGGAAGAAAATCAAGGGGTTATTCACAAATGCTTATGAAAAGTACTACAACACTATTTCTCTAAATAAAAATTTACTAATTTCAGGTTCGGCAGGTTTTCTATCTAGCATTATTGTTGCACATTACGTTGCAGAATTTTCTACTAATTTTCTACTTAATTCTGCAATAACCGTAATCACAGGTTTCTTGACGTACAAGGTAATTTTTGCAATCCTTTTTCATATTGATAATAAGCGAAATTATACAAAGCGATTAACTGGAAAAATCAACTTTCCTGAGTTAAGACGAATTTTGATTAAGATGATATTTGCTAGCACTATTTTTGATACTGTTAATAATATAACAAGGTTTCTTCTCATAATACAACTACTAGAGATAGGGTACTCTGCTATAATGGCTGCTACGCTGTCGTCTCTTGTTGCTTCAATACTTTCATACGCAGTAATAAATCTAGTTGTAAAATATATTCATTTATTTACCAAGAAGATATGAGATAAATCTGTAATGTATCCATATGTCAATACTAAAGATGATAAAAATGTAAAAGATGTTGCAGACATCGAGACGGTTAGGGTTCCTGAAAGAAACTGACGTTATAAATTTACGTGGTCAGCTAACTCATTGCTTTTGTAAAGTAGACTCATTAGGATTAGAATATTATCTACAATACCGGCTCTCCATAGAATTTTATCAGTTTCTTTCTCTTTTCCAAATCAAATTCATATCCGGGGACAGGATGTTGATACAAACCTACAATAGGTTTGTCACAGTGAGGACAGGTTTGATAATAAATTTCATAAGCTGATTTAATATCTTTAGTAAAGCCTGTTATGCGTTGAAAGGTGAGTTCATATTCATCATGACAATGTGGACAATTCATATTTGTCAATAATAATTTAGCTATTCTTGGTAATAAACAATTATTACATTTTCTTTAAATAGGAATCTTTTTATCATTTGACTTTTTCTTCATTAAATCCATATGAATTTAATTAATGTGTTGCTCAATTCTAGGAGTAATTCAAAATTTATGTAATATTCAGGATTCAAATCCGAGATAAGATTCTTAACCATTATTATGCAAGTTGTCCATCAACATTGCAAATATTACAACTTCAGATCTTTGGGTCAATTCTCTAACATAATTTGTGTAGATCTTACCCTGGATACGAGGAGTGTGATTTTATCGGTTAACTGAAAGTGGTTGGTATCTGGAAGTCAAATTTGTTCCACATACCACCGAACCCTTATACCATACGGAACTTAATCTCACAGAATAACCGTTGAGTATAAAGGCAAGAAGGGTCTGGATACGATCGAACCCAAATAACAAATTTATAGTAACATTATGAAGTAATCGCAGACTGTCTGGAGCAACAATTAAGTGGGTACATAAAATAGGTTGATACTTTTAAAAAAGCACCTAAAATTCATTCCAGTTTATCTTTAATTTTTGAGAATTTTATGATGTCTTCTTGATTAGGTTTTTTGAGCCATCCCAAAATTAGACAAAGTTATAACCTAGATTTCTTGTGCAGTAATAAGGTATTCAATTTTATGTAGATTAACAACAATTGAAGTCTGATGATTCTTGCCAACTTTGTAACAATTTTTCAATCTGTCATGATTATACAAGAAATCTATCTTTTGCATGAACCTGATGGACAATGAGATGTATTATTGGAGTTCTATATTGTATGCCTGTAAGAAATTTGGATGTATTTCTGTATGTACTACCATCATCAAATCCATAGGGGGAGCCTTGTCTCTAACTAGATTGTTGAGATTTATCAATCCGCTCTCAAGATTTGATACGAAAGCCTTTGAATCCTCACCTGTGGTGGGCAAGGGTTTCAGCTCGTTTTTAAAAATCTCAGGGATTTTTGCAGAAAGGAATTCAGCACTCTGATAGGCACCCATGTCTGTTATCATAGTATGGTTTTTACTCGCCTGAATTCTCATATCTATTTCTTTAGTTGATGCGCTGTCCATCTGCATCAAGGATGTGTTGTCACTACTGGGAGACATGTTATGCTTTATCATGGAGGTATGGTTTTCATTCATTTGCATCATATTTGTCATATCAGTCATGTCATAATCAACATTGAATGCTTCTCCATAATCAATTAAAACAATGTCAACTAGTTCAGCAATCCTTAGAGGTTGAATTTCGGTATCGTATTGGGTATCACGCTCGAAATCACCGCTACCAAAAAATAAATTGTTAAAGAATTCTGTGATCGTGTTAAAAAACCTTGTTTCCACTCCTTCTTCCTGCTGTGATTGTTGTTGTCTCTGTTCCAAACTCCAAACTGTTATTTCGTCTGACTTCTTATTGATGTCTGAAACTATTTGGTTTATTTTTATTTGCTGGTCTTTTGCTGTGGAATTTAATGATATTTTCTGAAGGGTTTCAAGTGTTGCCGTAATGTTGTCCGCATTCTTTTGATTCTGCTCTTCAAATTCTGATATCAAATTTCGGTAAAAGAGCTTGCTAGCCTTTTCTACATGTTCTTGGAGGAGTTGAAGGTTATTATTATCAGAATTTAATTGTACTAAATTTAACTCCGTTTGAAACTGATCTACAGCTGCAATGAAAGAAGCATAGTCATTTGGAGTAAAACTATGAGCGTTTGCTTTCATGTAGATAAAAGGAGAAGGAAGAGAATAATAGATATCCGAGATACTAAAAATAAAAACGATACTGATGACTATAAAGGTTATCATCATCAAATATTGTTTATTTTTCATTAGTACCTTCTTTTTTATTTTCGTTATATAGCTGGGTTTTGTTCAAAGATCTGGATACGATTGTTTCCTGTGTCGGCGACGATCACTCTATTTTGTGGATCTACATCTACGCCTTCAGGTTGATTAAACTGACCATCAGCATCACCTTCACTACAGCAAGAACCATTAGCACTAGCACCAGAACCAGTAGGAGTTGTAACTTCTGCACCTGAAGAACCTATTTGTGTGATAAATTCTCCGTCAGCTGTAAATACCTGGACTCTGTGATTCTCGATATCAGTGACGTATACATTGTCATTACTGTCAATTGCAACGCCGCCAGGTTCGTCAAACTGTCCTGCTTCAGAGCCGGGAGTACCCCAGGACAATATGAATTCTCCGTCAGCTGTAAATTTCTGAACTCTTTCGTTTCCGCTGTCTGCAACATACACATTACCTTCTGAATCTACGTCCAAACTTTCAAGTCCTCCAAACTGACCATCACCTGTACCCTCAGAACCCCACTTTGTAATAAACTGTCCATCCGTAGTAAATTTCTGTACGTTAAAGTTTTCTGCATCTGTAGTATAGACAAATTCGTTATTATTGGAATTTGTAGTTTGGTTGTTATTTATTGATGATGGTGATGCTGGTGTTGAGGCTTGATCACTTGAGCCACCTGGTCCCACTGCGATGTCATGCAAATGTGTAAACTGACCATCACCGGTACCCTCGCTACCCCACTTTGTAATAAAATTACCCTCTGAATCAAATTTCTGGATACGCAATCCGCTTCGCTCAGACACATACACGTTTCCATCAGAATCTACTGCCACTCCGTGAGGTTTCTTAAATTCGCCATCTGCTTCACCATATGTTCCACCCCACATTTTCACAAATTCTCCTTCTGGTGTGAACATCTGCATTCTTTCATTGTAGTAATCAGCAACGTAAATCGAATTATTAGATGCTGCAACACTATTTTGTCCATCAAACTGACCTGGTTCATCGCCTAAAGAACCCCATGTGGTAACAAATGTAAATTCAATCCCACCAGTTTGATTATTGGCTCCGGTAGTTTGAGCTAATGCTGGCAGAGGTTCGTCAGTAGAAATAATTTGTGCCGATGCTAATAATAACGTAGATATGATTGATATTAGAAATGGATTCCTTATCATAAAATAAATCCCCTGTGGCTAAGTCGACAATAGTTGTAATAATAATAAACTGAATTCATTGATAATGTACTGCTTTTCGCATTAAACACTTTGCTTTCAGATAATATAGAACTCGATTTTTCTGTCATTAAATTAACTAATTACTTTGTCTATTAAAAAGATATGAAAGAATTTAAAATAAGAATGTATTATTCTATTATTCCACTTGGCTGAGCGTCTTCAGAACTTCTTTTAGAACTTCATGCTTCAGGAACGGGATTATTCATCTCTATTTATATTTTATAAATCGAAAAAAAGTAAAGTTTTAATGTACAACTATGATTTAATTTTAAATCCAAAATAATCCAATTTTCAAAAATAAATCTAGTTATTTTAATTTCTCATAAATTTGTCTATCAAAGACATATCGTATTAAATCTTGTTACTTCTATTGTGATAGACTAAGGACAAAGATAAGTGGGTATTACTCTACTATCACCTCTCCCACCATGGAAGGGTGGTAGAAACAATAATAGGGGTACTCGCCTGAATCTTCAAATGTAATGCTGTAATATTGGTTCGGTATTATAGCTTTAGAGTCAAACTCTTGACCTGCATCTCCATCATCACCTTGTCCTGAGGTCACTGAATGTGAAATTGTATCACCATTATACCAGGTTATTGTTTGTCCTTCTTCGATTGTAATGGGGTTTGGAGAATAAGATCTATCTCCGTATAAACCCAAGATTACTGCTGGAACTGAGTTGCCAGAATTACCACCAGTAACTTGATCATTATCGCTTTCTGATGACTGCTGTGTATCTTGTTCTTGTTCCTCCTCCTCATTCGTAGTAGCTAATGTATCTGAGATAGCCATTGGTGTACTTGTTAAAGAAGAGGAAAAAGAAGAAGGTACAATTCTAAATAGAGATCCGGTATAGCTTAACACATACAAATATCCATCTGGACCTACTTCTATATCGGTTATACCTCCGAAACCTTGACCAAAAACAAATGGCTGATTCTCTTTGGGATCATTGACCTCTCTATCTTCAAGTAGTGTCGTATTTCCCTCTAATTCACCATTATCAAAAGTTAAGTCATCACGTGCCTCATTTAAAACGAACCTGTACAAAAGACCGTTATTTATATCGCCTACAAACATATCATTTTGATACTGCTCTCCCAGTTTATCTGAATTTAAGAATTTTAAAGCTGTAATTCCGATTGGAGTTATCCATGATAATTTGGGTTCTGAATATGATCCCTTTCCAAAATATACGAGGTCCTCAGGAGTTGCACCGTCATTTAATAGATCATTTTTGGATAACCCTTGAATTAACTTCCAGCCACTGTTAAAACCTGGATATACCAAATTGATTTCGTCGCCGGCTGTAGGTCCATTCTCTGTATCCCACAAGTTTCCTGTGACCGGATCAAAATCCATGCCAAAACTGTTTCGAATGCCCATTGCATAGTACAAGTCAAGGGGTGATTCATCACCAAAGATGGCATCTCCAGGTACAATTTGACCGTCTTGAGTTATCCGTAATACTCCACCTAAACCATTTGGCTCTGGACCATCTTCAATATTTTGTGCTTGAGTTGTGTGTCCTCCCACTTCTCCTACTATAAAGTAAACATTGTTATCTGGACCAATACGAATCTTGCCTCCATTATGCTCGCCTCTATCGTTTGGTGGAGTTGCAGTTAAATCTAAAAGTAGAAAGGGGTTAATCAATTGCCCATCAACAAATTCATAGCGGTAGAGTCTGTTTCCTTCCGGATCTACGTTATCTTCTACATCGCTTCCGTCTTCATCATTTCCAGATTCTGTATAAGAGAGAAATACGTATCTAGTTCCATCCGGTTGTTGCTTTGCTATGGCAATACCTAGTAAACCGCGTTCAATACTGTTAGCTACTGATACGTCAAGAACTGGCTCTTCCTGCAGCTGACCATTTATTACCCGCATAACTTCGCCTGTGTTTTTTTCAGTTACCAGAATATCATCAGGACCCAAAAATGCCATGCTTGTAGGAAAATCTAATAATCCTTCAACCACTTTTTCAACTACCAGATTATCGTCCTTTACCGTTGGACCGGCGGGTGATAAGGGCGCTTTAATGTAAGCTCCGTATGATAGGTTAACTGTAGAATGGTTCGAGTATAGTACTAAAAATATACAAAATAGAGACAAACCAAATAATCTAAATTTTATTCTCTTTCTCAATGTTCATTCTTTGTACATTGTTATGTTATAGATTACTTATCAATCTACCAGTAGAATTGGCATAATAACAATACTTCAAACTTCTTCTGATGATAGAATAATTGAAAATTACATCCGGGATGCCTTTCTCAGACTATCCTGGAGGTAAACATCAAAGCCTAAATGATGCATCTATTGTTAACGTAGAATGGATATAAAATATTACGGTCAGATAAATTCCTGCCAAACGAGAAATAGCAGTAGTGCCTATAGGTAAGAGCCTGTCAATAATTAATGTCAAGGAAAAAAATTGTAGGGTCTTAACTATATGGCAAGTCTAAAGAAATCTCACTTAATGATGAGATTGTTTCGGTTAAATCCTTACCTGATGTAGACCATATGATTAACGTTTGCACGTCTCCTGTGCCTTTTTGTCCACCCCTCAAATCTTCAAAATCATGTGTACTTTCCACTGTAATTCCTGCGTTTGTAATCTCTGAAAGGTAACTATCTATACCTTGAGTAGGAACCATGAATACACCTACAGTATCGAAATTACTCGGACTAGAGTTGATGATTGAGGAATTATTATTTTCAACAACCGTAATTGTTCCTTCCATAGTTACGCCTGGATCACCTTCTGCTTCATACTCATAAGTTCCAGGATTGGTAAATGTATGTGAAGTGGACATTTGACTGTCTTGTATTTCTCCAGTGTTAAATAGTAAAGTTCCATCTGAGTTTAGAACATTGATGGTGCGTTCATGACCTACATCGCCATTAAACCATGACACAGTAGTTCCTGTGTTTATAACGGCGTTTTCAGGGACAAAATGCTGATCCAGAAATCTTGCTTCATTGTCTTCGCCTTCATCATGATGCCCTTCATTTGGAATAAGTATGACAAGATGTTTTACATTACTACCCAACGTCATTGTTTTTGTGTTGAATAGATCTTCAGTGACAATGTTTGGCTGACCATTATTATTATTACTGACAATCGTGTTATTATTACTAGTATCTGATTGGGCAAATGTGATGGAATTCCAACCTATAGATTGTACAAAAAGTAGTGCAGAGATAAGAAATAATCCCATAATAACTATCGAGTTTCTTGTAGAAATCATACCTCACTTTGATTTTGTGGTTATAATAACCAATACAATACAAAATTTACTAAGATATACACAAAATTCAGTGAAGCATTAGCAGTTTCATGACTTTTAAATATTTTTTTGTATCAAAAATGAACAAAGATTAGAAAGCCTATAACAATTTCTTGAAAGATATTGACATATGCTCTTAATATCAATTACAGATATGTGTATAGTTGTTAGATTAGACTGTATTTAAACAATTTTATGTCTACTGATAGCAGGGCTACAAAAAAGGAAAGGGCTCTGTTAACTTAAGCATAAATAATCTCCTCGTTATGATAATTAACAAACAGATTCAACCAGTTCCGCACATGCTTCAACTTACAGTTCTTTATTCTACAGGGAAAATAATCATCAAAACCTTCGGTTCTATCCTTGATATATTGTATCGTCCTTTCTATCAAGCTTTTCTCTAAAGGAGAATGAACATGGTGATCAATCTTGAGAAACTGACAAGCCATTGGATACCATGTTCCTCCGTCTGTAGATACAGGGTGTTTTCCGTAGTCTCTGACAACTCCTGAGAGAAACCTCTCAGCAACAAACATGTTTCTTTCTTGAGTTATAGTTTGTGCGAGAATTTGATGACTTTCTGGCTCAATTGCAACCCATAACCATGTGTATTCTGGACCTACCTTAAGTAATGTTTCATCAACACTGAATTCCTCAATTGTCCTTCTTTTCTTTGAAGACGCTTTTCTATAATGACATTTTTGAATCCACTTCCAAATTGCAACATGGCTTCTCTTAACTTTATGTAAGAATAACAATGCTTTAGAAACGCTTCTAGTTGACAAACCAAGAAAATACAAATACAATGCACGTTCGATATCTAACGAAGATGTTCTGTTTCTTTTGATAACCATAATTGAAATAGGGCATCTTCAAGCTATAGATTTTTCGTTAAGTTAACAGAGCCAAAGTAAGACATGTAATTCATAATAAGATTATATGCATAATACTAAACATCCATCACTCATTTGGGGTTTGAAATGAGATTCAATCCGGTAAAAGTAAAGACTGAACAAATACATGAAACCATGATCAGAGAAAATAGCACTATGTTTAGTCTGTTTTTGGACAATGACATTGTGATTGTACTTTATAGTAGGAAAGTGTGGATAAAATAATTTCTAAAAATAAATAGTATACATAATTCTAGTTGAAAAATATGGTATATCATTCTATACCATTATCTTCAATTCTTTTGTCCCGTTTTGTTTCTATTGAATATCTGTCAAAACAAAACCAGTTCAAATAAAGCGATAGAATCCTTTTCTATGATCCGACGACTGAGATCAGACACATGTGATAATCAAAGGATTAATAGCATGGTCAACCCTGCAGCGAATTCCTCTATCTACAATTAAACAAAGTTCGTTCATGTGAGAATACTTGCAAATTTATTTAATTGATTAGAATTGTTTTTTTTCAATGTAGACCTTTTTATCTGAAAAATCGATTATCTTTGTAATTTTGCATAAATACATCTATGATTGAGATGATGACATCATAATTCGAGAAACCAAATGCTATAATTGAAGATTTACTATATTTGTATATTTTTTTTGCGCAATAAAATTATACTCATATTGAGTACTTTTTATGTAAAATATTCAAAAATAATTTACATCACCCCTCATACAAGAATAATTTATTATATGATGAAATAGTCGAGTTTGAAATGTTATAATACCTATATGCATAGCGATAGTGGTTTTCACCAAAATGAACCATCAAAGGAATTTGAGAATAACAGAAGATGTGTTATTCAAAGATGTTATACGCCTGCTGAATATCAATGTCCCGAATGCATGAAAAGATATTGTGATGAACATATTAGGATTCATGCTCATTTGGATAACGGTGCGGGCGACGATCTAAGATAGCAATTTTATAATATATTAATAGTTAGTAATATTATATTTCCTTCTTAAGATGAAAAATTCATTTGTTTAATATTTCATAGTTTCGAGTCCTTTTTAGTGGCGAAAACATAATGGAAACTACCTGCCGTAGATCCATCATAATAATTTATACAAGCCCAGGTGGATGTTACCCTTTTAGTGTCCGCCACGCAGTGTCATAGGATCCTCTGTTCAGTAGATGGGTATGACAGTTGTCAGTCATCCCTAAAGGAATAAACTCGCTAAACTTCGTTAAGTCTTTATTTTGGGTAGTAAAATATTTTCAGTTGAAATTGCGCCCGGAAGTTTTTCAGAGTACCTTTCTTCAAATATATCTCCATGTAACTACTCCTTCTATTCAGAAATAACCACGACTTGAAAGGAGAATTGACAATATTACATTAAATTTTTTACCTTTTTTGATTAAATATTAAATATTGAATCATAGTTTGGTAGTTTATGAATTAAATTATTTTCAGTAGTTGAAATATCTAGTATGATTTGATATGTTAAAAGACAATTCGTAAAATGTACAAATTATCCGAACCCTTATACCATACGGAACTTAATCCCACAGCGTCCGTATGAGATTTAACTTTAACGCTA
Coding sequences:
- a CDS encoding cupredoxin domain-containing protein, with product MISTRNSIVIMGLFLISALLFVQSIGWNSITFAQSDTSNNNTIVSNNNNGQPNIVTEDLFNTKTMTLGSNVKHLVILIPNEGHHDEGEDNEARFLDQHFVPENAVINTGTTVSWFNGDVGHERTINVLNSDGTLLFNTGEIQDSQMSTSHTFTNPGTYEYEAEGDPGVTMEGTITVVENNNSSIINSSPSNFDTVGVFMVPTQGIDSYLSEITNAGITVESTHDFEDLRGGQKGTGDVQTLIIWSTSGKDLTETISSLSEISLDLPYS
- a CDS encoding DDE-type integrase/transposase/recombinase, producing the protein MVIKRNRTSSLDIERALYLYFLGLSTRSVSKALLFLHKVKRSHVAIWKWIQKCHYRKASSKKRRTIEEFSVDETLLKVGPEYTWLWVAIEPESHQILAQTITQERNMFVAERFLSGVVRDYGKHPVSTDGGTWYPMACQFLKIDHHVHSPLEKSLIERTIQYIKDRTEGFDDYFPCRIKNCKLKHVRNWLNLFVNYHNEEIIYA
- a CDS encoding 6-bladed beta-propeller gives rise to the protein MIRNPFLISIISTLLLASAQIISTDEPLPALAQTTGANNQTGGIEFTFVTTWGSLGDEPGQFDGQNSVAASNNSIYVADYYNERMQMFTPEGEFVKMWGGTYGEADGEFKKPHGVAVDSDGNVYVSERSGLRIQKFDSEGNFITKWGSEGTGDGQFTHLHDIAVGPGGSSDQASTPASPSSINNNQTTNSNNNEFVYTTDAENFNVQKFTTDGQFITKWGSEGTGDGQFGGLESLDVDSEGNVYVADSGNERVQKFTADGEFILSWGTPGSEAGQFDEPGGVAIDSNDNVYVTDIENHRVQVFTADGEFITQIGSSGAEVTTPTGSGASANGSCCSEGDADGQFNQPEGVDVDPQNRVIVADTGNNRIQIFEQNPAI
- a CDS encoding PQQ-dependent sugar dehydrogenase, with product MRKRIKFRLFGLSLFCIFLVLYSNHSTVNLSYGAYIKAPLSPAGPTVKDDNLVVEKVVEGLLDFPTSMAFLGPDDILVTEKNTGEVMRVINGQLQEEPVLDVSVANSIERGLLGIAIAKQQPDGTRYVFLSYTESGNDEDGSDVEDNVDPEGNRLYRYEFVDGQLINPFLLLDLTATPPNDRGEHNGGKIRIGPDNNVYFIVGEVGGHTTQAQNIEDGPEPNGLGGVLRITQDGQIVPGDAIFGDESPLDLYYAMGIRNSFGMDFDPVTGNLWDTENGPTAGDEINLVYPGFNSGWKLIQGLSKNDLLNDGATPEDLVYFGKGSYSEPKLSWITPIGITALKFLNSDKLGEQYQNDMFVGDINNGLLYRFVLNEARDDLTFDNGELEGNTTLLEDREVNDPKENQPFVFGQGFGGITDIEVGPDGYLYVLSYTGSLFRIVPSSFSSSLTSTPMAISDTLATTNEEEEQEQDTQQSSESDNDQVTGGNSGNSVPAVILGLYGDRSYSPNPITIEEGQTITWYNGDTISHSVTSGQGDDGDAGQEFDSKAIIPNQYYSITFEDSGEYPYYCFYHPSMVGEVIVE
- a CDS encoding DDE-type integrase/transposase/recombinase, which produces MDSKASFQKKTSSPKRKKLEEFIVDEILFKIGPKLIWLWIAIEPENRRILAQIITQERDMFVAERFMPRVVRDYGKHPYPQMVEHCIPWLVSFSNSITIFIPLTRKV